In Bicyclus anynana chromosome 13, ilBicAnyn1.1, whole genome shotgun sequence, a genomic segment contains:
- the LOC112052792 gene encoding THO complex subunit 7 homolog, translated as MGDEDVIRRRLLIDGDGTGDDRRLNVLLKTFIKWCADEKIEESKATHDRMLAQLAQCEFAVTKSQLGSEMMAAELKSYEALSKILENGIESAKGNIEKSKADFAQAKTVRKNRIEYDVLAKVISEQPDRKETLERLSLLKTELNSLEATKQQLESRLSLRKKQFHVLVTSIHQLQALLDEPDDAEGVDDDVEMK; from the exons ATGGGCGATG aggATGTGATACGTAGAAGACTTCTAATTGACGGTGACGGGACAGGCGACGATCGTAGGctgaatgttttattaaaaacattcatTAAATGGTGTGCAGATGAAAAGATTGAAGAGAG CAAAGCAACACACGACAGAATGCTGGCTCAACTAGCACAATGTGAATTCGCCGTCACAAAATCGCAGTTGGGCTCCGAAATGATGGCAGCCGAGCTCAAAAGTTACGAAGCCTTGTCCAAAATACTAGAAAACGGGATAGAGTCTGCCAAAGGGAACATAGAAAAGAGTAAAGCTGATTTCGCTCAAGCGAAAACTGTAAGGAAGAATCGCATAGAATACGACGTTCTCGCTAAAGTTATAAGTGAACAGCCGGATAGAAAAGAGACATTAGAGCGACTGAGCTTATTAAAAACTGAGCTCAATAGTTTAGAAGCAACGAAACAACAACTCGAAAGTCGTTTATCACTAAGAAAAAAGCAATTTCATGTGTTGGTGACATCAATACATCAGTTGCAAGCTCTGTTGGATGAACCTGATGATGCAGAGGgtgttgatgatgatgtggaAATGAAATAA